The following is a genomic window from Mya arenaria isolate MELC-2E11 chromosome 4, ASM2691426v1.
ttaatatgatatatgttgaaaataaatgagaaaaaagttTACACTCTTAAGCCTTACTTTCTTtactaaaatgtaaataccTAAATGCTCAATGAACCATGATAGTGACAAACTCCGGTTGATCGTGAGCAAAAAATCGACTGGCGGCAATGCAAtttatacttttaattatataattttatatgtacTTTCCGTCAGTAATGGtagaatattaaaatatcaaaagtaataatattataacatattttgttccGGTTTCCAGAACGTCTTCTTTTAGTTAAGTAATGCGTGTTCTGTTTGCGTGACATATTCTTGTTTGGTCAGTTCGGTGCCAGAAAACTACACCtggtattttttcacaaaattcgtgggttttttaatgatttagaCTGATAAACAAAACGTTGCTGGTGTTCAAGAACAAGAATTGGCATTACCATATATACAAGAAGAAATGACACACAAACATCACCGATGACACAccgaaaaaaatgttatttattaattttttgcAGTTCGCATTTTTGCTCTTTGTTTCAACGGTGTTGGTGATCTTTCCAGGCAAAAACAATGTTCATTTGTATAAGAAATTGATATaatattcacatatttgttCACAAGACCCTTTCacgttatattaaaacaatagtagaTCGTATAACtaatattgttacaaatacGTGTACTTGACAGTTAGATATCAGCTGAGGGAAATTGTAATGACTAATTCTATCCGAACAAGCCTTAATCTGCCTATAACACTAATTAAGAGTCATGATTTCGTTTCAATTGCGTCTCATTCGCTAGGTAGGCAAGCAAAGGAAAGTTCCAAAGGTTTTCCCTTATCAGCGCTTAGATGTATTCAGTCTCTTGTCTACGTTCGCGACAAGTTTCTACTGAAGCGATGCAGAGTAAATCAATCAATGCCCAAGGCAGGCGAATGGTAGCGTCTAGCGTGTTGTTGAGTAAGAGAGCGGCACAGCATGTGGAGATGGGCAGGAGGACGGCCGTGCAGGATCTTACAGTGCTCCTAGGGATAGTTCTAACAGTGACAGCAGGTATACCAAGCTTTTACATACACTTGGAGTTGAAATAAGTATTGATTTCTGATTCATATTAAGTAAataagttatttgttattacGTAGGtggtatttataaataaataatgaatattctTAATGACAGTAAAAGATTAAGGAAGTATGTCGCAGTATtgcaatcatttaaaacaatatttcgtatattttttaaaatgacgattcaaaatcaatagaagATGTGAAGATGAGAAATGCTCGAGAAAATTGAAGCTCTTTCTGTTTTATGTTGATTTGAAGGTAGCAGGAAACGACTATGGGACATGTTCGAATACTAGTAAGTTTGGTTAGAGAAACGGAATGTAGAGAAATCATCAAACGTTATTAAGAGATTCCATTGTCCAATAGACAGATGCTATTTTATCAATTGAAGGCCAAACTTAGCTACAAGACGCAGTATTTTTTCTGAAACTTGCAGTAACACCAGAGCAATCGCgataaattgttgaaaatatataaatgcatgcTACTGATCAATAAACATCGTCTGTTCATGGAAAAAAATGAGTAATATTGCCAAGTTCAGAATTATGAATTATGTCCGGCCATTGAGTAATCTATCTATCGGAAAATGCAACAAATCACAAGAACATAGCGCCAActccatacatgtacatactgttGTTTTCTCTCTTTCCTATGGGAAACAAAAGTAATTATTCAATTGAACAAACGTGTTTgccattaattatttaaaatcgACTGATTTCAGTTCACTAATAAAATACACCATGTGCGCAATTCATTTTTTCTATGCaactgttttaaagtttttttaaaagatatattaaatgaacaatttcatattaataataatgcatCCGCGCCCTGCTATGTATATCTGACAATTGTCAATCCTTAAAAAGGCCGAGGgtctgtttgagtatgagggacTCATGCCACAAGCAGGGTTAAGGGGCTGAGACCCCTTTTTAAAATCGTTgcgtcatttatattcatttcaatgtaaatgTCCGAACATTTATGTTCGGATACATTCTTTGCAACTGTACAATAGTGAAGTTAAAGTTCTCGATGCTAATTTCAGGATTTCTCTTGAACTTTGGGACCCCAGTTATGATATAATTCTAAGCCTTTAAccttatttgaatgcatttaattgttatCTTCCAGATTCTGTGTTGTATTATTGGTACGTTATTTGATTTGCATCTGTGGGGCACATTAAGGAGTTTACAGGAGATGAAATAGCTCGTGTTGTAATTCATGTATACCCCAcgtgatttttttcttgaagGTTGTAATAATATAACATACAAACTGCGTTACTTTTAGACAAAATGTTCTCCACCCTTTCAGCATCGGCCGCATGCGCAGTGAAATGTGAGAAAGCGGCATACTGGACCGAATGTGGAGAGTTTGAGGAGAATATCAACATGTCAAAGGACCAGCTCCATGTCACCGAAGCTTGCGGGTACCATTGTTCatccagtgtatatatatatagctccATGTCACCGAAGCTTGCGGGTACCATTGTTCatccagtgtatatatatagcTCCATGTCACCGAAGCTTGCGGGTACCATTGTTCACCCAGCGTATATATATAGCTCCATGTCACCGAAGCTTGCGGGTACCATTGTTCatccagtgtatatatatagcACTAAATATAATTCCACAAGAATGTTAGGAATATATTACTGttgaaaattaaatcaaaagCTACTTAAAACATCGTACATCATTGTCTACGACTACAGAATACAGACAAGTACATGGCGATGCTGCAATTAATCGTTCTACCTAATCAACACCGCATTATACAATCGATAGTTACTCGAACTAACAGTCAGGTGACACATTATCTATGAACTTGCAGGAACAACACTATCTGTCACGCCATATACAATGTTACTGGTTAACATCCGATTAATGGATACAATTcagttaaaaatattgtaaacggGCAGTGTAGAATAGACAGGGTCAGTCAttttaactacatgtacttgCACCAGTGTTCCACAATACGTGATTAATTGTGAAGACTTCtcctattttgaataaaaaacactCACAAATATTTCCGGTTTTCCAATAAATCGATGGGTGCAAACAGTCATAACTTTTTATATTCCTATGTGGCAATGAAGGTTTCAGATTATGCAGAGAAATGCTTTATCAACATCATTTACTGATACAAATACGGTCACAATGGAGCACTTTTTAATCCAGTTatgtgtaataataataataataataataataataataataataataataattataacaactttatttaacgaaggttacatactaagtgtacaatcattacagacatactacttatttccagcatggccttcacacaaaaaatattacaaaaacacatatactaagttacatattaagcaacatacaaaacatacaatcacactatcactatcatacatttcttcgacaaacacaactcagtttaatatgatgattataaattacaataatttcatactgtaaataatgtatatatattcagtaaaaccacactcaatcaatatattttcaacatttacatatttggtagtatccattacaagttgttgcaagaatgtcatatacgtacattaacacaattcatgtaaacaatgaactatttattataatgtgaattaaataaagtgccaatattttattgtaaaacaataacactaattagatttaaaaaaaattatattcaattccTTTTAGAATTGGTTTTGAATATAATCTTTTCAAAAACTCATCGATTATTTAGAATAATCCTAAAATCGCTTTGTTAGGAATTTTTGCGACGGTAGATCCTAAAGTCAACAATGTGGcctccgattttttttacagaaatgcCAGCACATTTTACAAGTGTGTGCGGGACGTAGCTCCCATGTGCCTGGAGGAAGCGATCAACACACATGTCCATCTTATGGCGGCTCCCTGGAGCTGCTTCATTCCCCAAACTGAATATCTCGAATACCAGCGGATAGCGCAGAGGGCTTGCGACCCGAAGGGGCAGCACGCTCAGGTCAATGGGAAACCAACGGTCTACAGTGAAGATGGTGAAACTAAGAACAGGAGTGTATCTCTCCAGCATAATGGTACACGGAATAGCAGTGAACGTAAGTCATGGCAACGAAAACGTTTGTTTAacctttatttcataaaaaatattaatcatgtaTTGCGCACTTATCAAAAGCTCTCCCAATGCAATGTGGGCTTAGAAAGTTGTATTTAACTGCAACCAGAATTAACGGAAACTTgacagttgtttttttagagTTTCACGacatttgattttcaaaatccttcaagcggTTCACGAGATATGGTGCAGACACGAATTTAAGTCATATAGCAATTGAcatcaatgtgaccttgaccttgaacaaagctggttgtaacatgagttctgcacatcgtctcaatatggtgaacatttgtggcaaaTAATAGTCATATTAAATTCATATGACCTTTGATCTGTATGTATGACCTTAACCGTGATCACGTGCGATTGTTACATGCGCACTGCACATCGTCTTAGTATGGTGGGATTTGTGgagagtttttttttcaagattcaTTCTAGGGGTTCAAGTCATATGGGGGGACACGAACAGTAGTAAAATAATAGGCATATGccctttgacctttaagtgtgaccttgaccgtgaACCGAGCTGGTTGTTTCATGCGTTTTGCACATCGTCttaatatggtgaacatttgtggcgagttattttaaaataagtcaAGGATATATAGAGTTGACACGAATTATAGTCATACGACCTTCGACCTCTTAGCGTGACCTTGAATCGAACTGACTGTAATATGCgctctgcacatcgtctcaatttggtgaacatttgtggcgaGTTATTTCAAAGTCCTTAACGCGGTTCAAGAATTATGGAGCGGACACTATTTGTGGGAGACTAACGGACAGACAGATAACTCGAGCTAAATCAATAGGTCTTTTCATTTATGGGGAGAGACATAATtggaaaatattcaaattttgtgtttttatatataattcttTGATAATTTCAGGCACGCACACCAGATGTGGAAGTGTGGTCGCTCTCGTTTTGATAATAACTACTTTCATGGTTTTACAACACTGTTGAGCGATTCTGGACGAACTTAAGACTTGTATTACAGCAATAACATCACACTTGCTCCGATAAAATACAATGATGCTCAAGAAGGACTTATTTATCACTAGTCACTTTATATCGTTGTGAAGTCTGCATATTAAAGGGACACTACATGTGCAAATCATgcaataaacaaatgaatattaacttaaagaTATATGCTAAGTAtcaatatagatatatatgctAAGTATCAATATGCTCTGAGAGATCAagtgtgtacatgtattcttCTAATTTTCATAGAGTACACGATATTTTTTGTTAAGCATTATTTAGAACATCACACTGTTCGCTTTGTAACGTAGTAACTAGAGTGCCTTGTTAATAACCCAGTGGTCGCCGGTTGAGTCGTTTGCCGTTTTGGAAGCAAAAATTTCTTCGGCGATACTTTTCTCTTTTCCTTTTCGtatattcttttctttaaaaaatgtttttgtttcttctCCACTTCATTTTATAAAGGGTTCACTGTTTGCAAACTAGCATTCTCTTTCAAGATATCTTATAGTGTTTACCATGTTTATGATCGTCCCTGTAACGCCTAAATGTATCACTTTTTCCAAGTGACCTGATTGTTTGCTGCTTGTATATCTATGTCCtatcatgattattttattggtATTGATTGAAGTAATAGCCTCCCTAGTATGTACAGTCTGTATGTATGAAGGCTGTCCTGCTAATATGGCACTATCGTATACTGCAAGACGTTgctttaacaatttatttctgaaacataaCTGTAACAAgatcatttaataatattatcacATCGTATCAAGTCCATAAAGGGAACAGTTCATATTCTTATAACATTATGAACATGTGAATATATGTAGttcaaaattttcaaacaatCCAGCTACAGTTCTGAAGGGAAATTCAGCGAAGCCTGCCTATACCTGGAAGAGCCGATTTTATCCGCAGAATGAGAGTTAGGGGGCTCCCATGTTTCTGCCGTGAACATTGTGTGGGGCTGGGTGTATAAGGCCCGTCTAGGAAGCTTCATGCCCGTTCTGTTCTCTATCCTGTATTGATAATAGACCAGTGTGTGAGTATACATGCGTGTATACGAACCACAGAGGAATGTCCATGTTATTTCACTGTCTATCCTGTAATGATAATATACCTCAGCATTGTTGTCTCAGTCTTTATGATTTATGTAACGTCGTCTGTGAACAGGAGACCTGTTGAGGTATTCAAGGGAACACCAAAAGCAAATTTTAACCAAGACAAgaagacaaaacatttttcaacaatGTACATCCAAGTAAAAGTAccagtttttcaaaaaatgcgaaaataactattttcgaTTACTTGTGTGTCACCAACGACGTAAAAGTAATAAGTCCACGGTTTCATTATAGGTCCGTGGTGTTGAGAAACCTCAACATCATGAAAAACACGTATTTCTTTACATGACTTATTTTCGCTGACGACGTCACATACGATACATACCTCACCTCATACATAAATGAAGTTATTCGATTGGTTAAGAGCGGTCACATGCTCAACGTGTATGATCCATTTACCTCGAGAATAGGACATTCCACTTTTCTAGAAAATTAGAAAACTAAAAATGGTTCTTACCATGTTCTAGATTTATCGATGATAATATTGCAGAAGTACATTTCTAAAATAAGGCCTGACTATGTTAGTATACGATAAAACGCAAACAAGCTCttgaaaacattataattaaaaatcgTCTGAAAATTCTAGCGTTCTTGAACCGGAAGTTACATTTTAGGCTGGGTTCTACTAGTACTAATAATTAGTGGTGGAAACTTGTCCAAGTGTGGGGTTGCCTTTACCTGACAAAGATTTTCCGGTGAGATATAATCGTTATACTGTGAGTAGCTAAGGATGTGTGGAATATTCATGCCACGAT
Proteins encoded in this region:
- the LOC128231748 gene encoding uncharacterized protein LOC128231748; translation: MQSKSINAQGRRMVASSVLLSKRAAQHVEMGRRTAVQDLTVLLGIVLTVTAASAACAVKCEKAAYWTECGEFEENINMSKDQLHVTEACGNASTFYKCVRDVAPMCLEEAINTHVHLMAAPWSCFIPQTEYLEYQRIAQRACDPKGQHAQVNGKPTVYSEDGETKNRSVSLQHNGTRNSSERTHTRCGSVVALVLIITTFMVLQHC